Proteins found in one Nostoc sp. NIES-3756 genomic segment:
- a CDS encoding BMP family protein: protein MQLNISRRKFVLYGSATFATSLLLKACSSNQTTTPTANSGGGGFKIAIALPGVITDKAWNQSGYEGVNLAKQKLNAEIAYVEQVAQADQTEALTDFARKGYNLVFAHGGQFDAAIEQVAPQFPNTFFVGVNGNTKGENIASLRIDHLQSSYLCGIIGAAVTKSNKLAYIAGQEFPATQEELRGFELGAKSVKPNIQIVSTFTGDWNDVAKAKEATLALISSGADVIYQWLDSASPAVLQAASDKGVYAFGNTKDQLDVAPKAVLTSAVKNLDIAIAYLAELAQQKQLKGQVYSLGLEREDILTLGKFGAGVPADVRENALKAKQDIVAKKISFETCQEAGKNTRCVKKA, encoded by the coding sequence ATGCAATTAAATATTAGCCGGCGTAAATTTGTTTTATATGGTTCTGCTACCTTTGCTACTAGCTTATTGTTAAAGGCTTGCAGTAGTAATCAAACTACGACACCAACAGCTAATAGTGGTGGGGGAGGGTTTAAAATAGCGATCGCACTCCCTGGAGTTATCACAGACAAAGCTTGGAATCAATCTGGCTACGAAGGTGTCAACTTAGCTAAACAAAAGCTAAATGCCGAAATCGCCTATGTAGAACAAGTAGCCCAAGCCGACCAAACAGAAGCGTTAACAGACTTTGCGCGTAAGGGTTATAATCTTGTCTTCGCCCACGGTGGACAATTTGATGCAGCTATAGAACAAGTCGCGCCGCAATTTCCTAATACATTTTTTGTAGGTGTAAACGGTAACACCAAGGGAGAAAATATTGCATCCTTGCGAATAGATCATTTACAAAGTAGTTATTTATGCGGCATTATTGGTGCTGCTGTAACTAAATCTAATAAATTAGCTTATATTGCTGGACAAGAATTTCCTGCTACTCAAGAAGAATTAAGAGGCTTTGAATTAGGGGCAAAATCAGTTAAACCTAATATTCAAATTGTTTCTACATTCACAGGCGATTGGAATGATGTTGCTAAGGCAAAAGAAGCTACCTTAGCATTAATTTCTTCTGGCGCTGATGTAATTTATCAATGGTTAGACAGTGCAAGTCCCGCAGTTTTACAAGCAGCCAGTGATAAAGGAGTTTACGCTTTTGGCAATACAAAAGACCAGTTAGATGTAGCACCAAAAGCCGTGTTAACTAGTGCAGTTAAAAACTTAGATATAGCAATAGCTTATTTAGCAGAATTGGCACAGCAAAAACAACTCAAAGGGCAGGTATATTCTCTTGGTTTAGAAAGAGAAGATATATTAACATTAGGTAAGTTTGGCGCAGGAGTACCAGCAGATGTAAGAGAGAATGCCCTAAAAGCAAAGCAAGATATAGTGGCTAAAAAGATTTCTTTTGAAACCTGTCAAGAAGCTGGTAAAAACACCCGTTGCGTCAAAAAAGCATAA